In one Silene latifolia isolate original U9 population chromosome 10, ASM4854445v1, whole genome shotgun sequence genomic region, the following are encoded:
- the LOC141605985 gene encoding deSI-like protein At4g17486: protein MGNEETKMVSKKDKNGGVETQVVLNVYDLTPLNHYTYWFGFGIFHSGIEVHGMEYGFGAHDFAASGVFEVEPRSCPGFIYRSSIPLGRITMSQTEFRTFIEGVASEYHGDTYHLITKNCNHFTDDMASRLTGKRIPGWVNRLARAGSVCSCLLPESLQVTTVKQLPEYHECTEEDMSETSSVASHRDHTESEDAEHDKVLLLSPKPGNADISFIKEVEQK from the exons ATGGGTAATGAGGAAACAAAAATGGTATCAAAAAAggataagaatggaggagttgaGACACAAGTAGTATTGAATGTGTATGATCTTACCCCTCTTAATCATTACACCTATTGGTTCGGTTTTGGCATTTTTCATTCCGGAatcgaag TACATGGCATGGAGTATGGTTTTGGAGCCCATGACTTTGCCGCCAGTGGAGTTTTTGAAGTGGAACCGAGGAGCTGCCCTGGCTTTATATATAGAAGCTCTATCCCACTTGGTCGTATTACTATGTCCCAGACAGAGTTTCGAACTTTTATTGAAGGAGTTGCTTCTGAGTATCATGGAGATACATATCATCTCATCACCAAAAACTGCAACCATTTCACAGATGACATGGCTAGTAGATTAACCGGAAAACGAATCCCTGGATGGGTTAACCGCCTTGCTAGAGCTG GCTCGGTGTGTAGCTGCCTGCTCCCAGAGAGTCTGCAAGTAACAACCGTCAAACAATTGCCCGAGTATCATGAATGTACAG AAGAAGATATGAGCGAAACATCATCAGTTGCCAGTCACCGCGACCATACCGAAAGTGAAGATGCTGAACATGATAAGGTGCTGCTCTTATCTCCAAAACCCGGAAATGCTGATATTTCCTTTATCAAGGAAGTAGAGCAAAAGTGA